One part of the Larimichthys crocea isolate SSNF chromosome XIX, L_crocea_2.0, whole genome shotgun sequence genome encodes these proteins:
- the spp2 gene encoding secreted phosphoprotein 24, translated as MKSYVLLLGLLQTLGCSGVPLYNAELESMANRGLGAALTQVNSAYAASNLYRATRGSVTRVIPVGLNTVDLIMIFGIKETECTKESRKDPQTCAFRPGFFVPSFSCSSRVRTSATSTQVISLRCGHDGSSSSESSEEVFSRGRHQFNIPFANKVPAPPPPTQPERFLESRTADVWPRGDTFNNYLV; from the exons ATGAAATCATACGTGCTTCTTTTGGGCCTGCTGCAGACTCTGGGATGCTCAG GAGTCCCGCTGTACAACGCTGAGCTGGAGTCCATGGCAAACAGGGGCCTCGGAGCAGCTCTGACACAGGTCAACTCTGCGTACGCCGCCAGCAATCTTTACAGGGCGACTCGAGGCTCTGTCACAAGG GTTATTCCCGTAGGCCTGAACACCGTTGACCTGATTATGATATTTGGCATTAAAGAGACAGAGTGTACAAAGGAGTCCAGAAAGGACCCACAGACATGCGCCTTCAGACCGGGCTTCTTTGTG CCGtccttctcctgctccagccGGGTCCGAACCTCAGCCACCTCAACTCAGGTGATTTCTCTCAGATGCGGCCACGACGGGAGCTCCAGCTCAGAGTCCagtgaggag GTGTTCTCAAGAGGGAGACACCAGTTCAATATCCCGTTTGCAAATAAAG tccctgcacctcctccacccacccagCCTGAGCGCTTCCTCGAGAGCCGGACAGCGGACGTCTGGCCCAGAGGAGACACTTTCAACAACTACCTGGTGTGA
- the alg11 gene encoding GDP-Man:Man(3)GlcNAc(2)-PP-Dol alpha-1,2-mannosyltransferase: protein MSGHDQLVLCLCELTRLLWKLLLPLLFLCALLVAVLVLLVLAVRLWLQSNRNARRAMDGRPTVAFFHPYCNAGGGGERVLWCAIRALQNRYVDINVVVYTGDLGVTGQQILDGARRRFNIALPRPVDFVFLRHRLLVEPGLFPHFTLLGQSVGSIFLGWEALTEFVPDLYIDSMGYAFTLPLFRYLGGCSVGSYVHYPTISTDMLSVVRERNPRFNNPDYVSNSLFLSAFKVVYYCMFALLYGMAGSCSDLVMVNSSWTLDHILSLWRAPNRTSVVYPPCDVSGFLDVPLEEDGDKKCHSIVSIGQFRPEKDHRLQIRAFKKLLDRRRDGPGGREALKLVMIGGCRNQQDEDRVLMLRGMCQELGVADRVEFKLNIPFDELKREMGEATIGLHTMWNEHFGIGVVECMAAGKVILAHKSGGPKLDIVVPFEGGQTGFLAEDEDSYAEAMDRILALTPGSRLQIRRNARQSVARFSDQEFEACFLAAMEPLMGTLER from the exons ATGTCGGGCCACGATCAGCTggtcctctgtctgtgtgaactAACGAg gttgCTGTGGAAGTTGCTGCTGCCCCTGCTGTTCCTGTGCGCGCTCCTGGTCGcggttctggtcctgctggttCTGGCAGTGCGTCTCTGGCTTCAGAGCAACAGGAACGCCCGGCGGGCGATGGACGGACGTCCCACCGTGGCCTTCTTCCACCCGTACTGCAACGCTGGCGGCGGGGGAGAGAGGGTGCTCTGGTGTGCCATCAGGGCTCTGCAGAACAG GTACGTGGACATCAACGTCGTGGTGTACACAGGGGACCTGGGTGTGACGGGCCAGCAGATTCTGGACGGTGCACGGCGTCGCTTCAACATCGCGCTCCCCCGCCCGGTTGACTTTGTGTTCCTGAGGCACCGTCTCCTCGTGGAGCCCGGCCTGTTTCCTCACTTCACCCTGCTGGGACAGAGCGTGGGCTCCATCTTCCTCGGATGGGAGGCTCTGACGGAGTTTGTCCCGGACCTGTACATAGACTCCATGGGCTACGCCTTCACTCTGCCCCTGTTTCGCTATCTGGGAGGCTGCAGCGTGGGGAGTTACGTTCACTACCCCACCATCAGCACTGACATGCTGTCTGTAGTGAGAGAGAGGAACCCCAG GTTCAACAACCCAGACTACGTCTCCAACAGTCTGTTCCTGAGTGCCTTCAAGGTGGTCTACTACTGCATGTTCGCCCTGCTCTACGGCATGGCTGGCTCCTGCAGCGACCTCGTTATGGTCAACTCCTCCTGGACCCTCGACCATATCCTGTCTCTGTGGCGCGCTCCCAACCGCACCAGCGTGGTCTACCCACCCTGCGACGTCAGCGGGTTCCTGGATGTCCCGCTGGAGGAGGACGGGGACAAGAAGTGCCACTCGATCGTTTCCATCGGGCAGTTCAGGCCGGAGAAGGACCACCGGCTGCAGATCAGAGCTTTCAAGAAGTTGCTGGATAGGAGGAGGGATGGGCCTGGGGGTAGGGAGGCACTGAAGCTGGTTATGATTGGCGGATGCAGGAACCAGCAAGACGAGGACAGGGTGCTCATGCTGAGGGGGATGTGCCAGGAGCTGGGAGTGGCAGACAGGGTGGAGTTTAAATTGAACATACCTTTCGATgagctgaagagagagatgggggaagcCACCATCGGACTGCACACCATGTGGAACGAACACTTTGGAATAG GTGTTGTGGAGTGCATGGCAGCAGGGAAGGTCATTTTGGCGCACAAGTCCGGCGGTCCCAAGCTGGACATCGTGGTACCTTTCGAGGGAGGCCAGACGGGCTTCCTCGCCGAAGACGAGGACAGTTACGCGGAGGCCATGGACAGGATCCTGGCACTAACGCCCGGCAGCCGCCTGCAGATCAGACGCAACGCACGTCAGTCCGTGGCTCGCTTCTCAGATCAGGAGTTCGAGGCCTGCTTCCTCGCCGCCATGGAGCCTCTGATGGGGACACTTGAACGATGA